In one Chelmon rostratus isolate fCheRos1 chromosome 7, fCheRos1.pri, whole genome shotgun sequence genomic region, the following are encoded:
- the egln2 gene encoding egl nine homolog 1 produces MESLGHTDLLNPSSSRGSVAVSPTQERGTSGQQLICGAAEIHRADMGLNGFCVAPVGSPTAEELLAGLASQTDSPAITTPTKQSKTGVPLYNGGVVSPSATVEGSHAGVMAHTPNGCPAQMKGVAGVTGGPMYPITSRACLVENGDRTAHEKCPLVMRRLNGDLKARQVLQQKRRGGENRDMGPAALNGLMSGSPGLGSSVDAVCASGDLDSKRRRLADGSAAHKSTEVSRVARAVAPLTVTVNSSYISQMAISHVPCVTPQSPFTPPALHTNQHNGLMVAPSGPPATPSRTSPVEADGIPTPPPPAGAGWSAERIAQQYIVPCMRYYGICVKDNFLGPQLGERVLQEVEVLNQSGKFRGGQLVSQKSIPSRSIRGDQIAWVEGREPGCGSIGVLMAHIDEAVMHSAANGQLGDCVINGRTKGMVACYPGNGAGYVRHVDNPNGDGRCITCIYYLNKNWDVKKQGGMLQIYPEGKNVVANIEPLFDRLLIFWSDRRNPHEVKPAYATRYAITVWYFDAKERAEAKEKYKLATGQKGVQVPVTQNSRT; encoded by the exons ATGGAGAGCTTGGGACACACGGACCTTTTAAACCCAAGCTCTTCCCGCGGATCCGTCGCTGTTTCGCCCACGCAGGAGAGAGGGACCAGCGGCCAGCAGCTCATCTGCGGGGCGGCAGAGATTCACCGAGCGGACATGGGGCTGAACGGTTTCTGCGTGGCGCCGGTCGGGAGTCCAACGGCCGAGGAGTTACTCGCGGGTCTGGCCTCTCAGACCGACTCACCCGCAATCACAACCCCGACGAAGCAGTCCAAAACCGGCGTGCCACTCTACAACGGCGGGGTGGTGTCTCCGTCTGCCACCGTGGAGGGGAGCCACGCAGGCGTTATGGCGCACACACCAAACGGTTGCCCGGCACAAATGAAGGGGGTGGCCGGTGTAACAGGCGGCCCAATGTACCCCATCACCAGCAGAGCCTGTCTGGTGGAGAACGGGGACCGGACAGCTCATGAGAAGTGCCCTTTAGTGATGAGGAGGCTCAATGGTGACCTGAAAGCCAgacaggtgctgcagcagaaacgGAGAGGTGGGGAGAACCGGGACATGGGCCCAGCAGCTCTTAATGGTCTCATGTCAGGGTCACCGGGTTTGGGGAGTTCTGTGGACGCAGTTTGTGCTTCAGGAGACTTGGACTCAAAGCGGAGGAGGTTGGCTGATGGAAGCGCTGCTCACAAGTCTACAGAGGTCTCCAGGGTGGCCCGGGCAGTCGCCCCgctcacagtcacagtcaacAGTTCCTATATCAGCCAAATGGCTATCAGTCACGTGCCCTGTGTCACGCCCCAATCTCCCTTCACCCCTCCTGCCCTTCACACTAACCAGCACAACGGACTCATGGTGGCCCCCTCAGGTCCGCCAGCTACCCCCAGCCGAACCTCCCCTGTCGAGGCTGACGGCATCCCGACCCCACCGCCTCCTGCAGGGGCTGGCTGGTCAGCAGAGCGCATAGCCCAGCAGTACATCGTCCCCTGCATGAGATACTACGGCATCTGTGTGAAGGACAACTTCCTGGGCCCTCAGCTGGGCGAAAGGGtcctgcaggaggtggaggtccTAAACCAGAGTGGGAAATTTCGGGGCGGGCAGCTGGTGAGCCAGAAGAGCATTCCCTCCCGGAGCATCCGGGGCGACCAGATCGCCTGGGTGGAGGGACGAGAGCCCGGGTGCGGGAGCATCGGGGTGCTGATGGCTCACATTGATGAGGCTGTCATGCACAGCGCTGCCAATGGACAGCTGGGGGACTGTGTCATCAATGGACGCACtaag GGCATGGTTGCCTGTTACCCAGGTAACGGGGCAGGGTACGTCCGCCATGTTGACAACCCTAATGGTGACGGACGCTGCATCACGTGTATCTATTACCTGAACAAGAACTGGGATGTCAAG AAACAAGGAGGGATGCTGCAGATCTACCCCGAAGGCAAAAATGTGGTAGCCAACATCGAACCTCTGTTTGACCGGCTGCTCATCTTCTGGTCTGACCGCAGGAACCCACACGAAGTCAAGCCAGCCTACGCCACTCG